The following nucleotide sequence is from Chelmon rostratus isolate fCheRos1 chromosome 11, fCheRos1.pri, whole genome shotgun sequence.
TTTTACCTGAAGTGTGAGGGGCAGTGGTCTGGACTGGAGCAGACTTCTGTCAGCAGCAGTATTTAGATTCACCCCATCAGGTAATGTCAGGCTATTCGCCGACCATTACGAGGCAAGTTAACTAAACTGTCGCCTTATGAAAACCcgaacatttcatttgttttgacagTCTAATACAATCCTAATGCTTCCAAATCCCTTTTGTTTGGAtgtcattcagtgttttcctaTTCAAAAGCCCGACGCTGTGCGCTGCGTTTTCATATGTAATAATATTTCAGATTTAATTTAGGGCATACTCACTGTTCTACAAGGGCAAGAAACCTGCCGAAATCACCCTTCCCGTCGGCATTGTCAAAAGGTGGGCAAAAACGGAATTATTGCCAcatatcagcagcagaaaagcagGATCAGAGATCTTCTGTGACAGTTAACAGATCTGAATCCTGATCCGGACTGAGTGCGCATGCGCAATAACGGCGGCGAATGGCACCATGGTTGTCTGAGTCCGGAACTAATTACAACAGTTCAGACATGGTCGGTTAGGATTCCCTCGAAAGTTACATTAATGTGCTTAAATTTCCAATTTTATATTCCTCTAAACCTAATCTTACTTGTACATACTTGTAACTGTTACTTAATTGATAGAAAGGCAACAAGTTGGCGACTATGGTCCTCAGAATTCTGGGACTTGCAGTTCTTCCACGCAGCGGCTCTGCTAAGCTAGACTTGCTTGCCATGTGCATCCTGTAGTTAGAGGGGATACTAACTTTTCAACCTCAAGACAGCTGCGTGTGGTGTTGTCCGTCATCATGTCATTTTGTTTCAACTTCGATGTTCcagcacaaacaacaaacccGGAAGGCGTTGATGGAAGTGAAttgcaaaacagaaagaaagacaatgCTGCTAAGTCTGTaagtaacattagctaacaaaTAATTTGTTCTAGGTCAAGTTAACGTACTCAAAGTACTCAAAGAACTTGATTTGGACTAGGAAGAACTGCACTCTAACTTGATGACTGTACAACATCAACATTACATTCACAGCTATAGCAATGCAAAAATCCTAGCTGCATGAAAGCAAAGAGcgcaaaacagtaaaactataCAGAGATAACTTCAAGTGAAAGTTCattcttattaaaaaaaaatcttcactcaaggtccacttcctACAGCACTTCGTGGTCTTCATCACTTATTAATTTCTGCATAAGTAGGCTTAGATTTAAGGAGTTAAACAGTTCATTAAACAGATTACTAAAGAAATCTCTTTAATAAACTGAAGAAGAATTGTAACAATAAAGGAATtgatatgacaaaaaaaaaaaaactgctaaacTCATCAAACAAGAGAAACTGATTCATGACTCAGTACACTTTCCGGACTGGCTGGTGTGTGAGTGAAACACCCCTAAGGGAGAAAAGTGATTCTTGAATCGGTGGGTGTCTGTTATTTTCAATTCATATTTATTAATGTGGAGTCTACCCATCATAATGGAAAATAATTGATCTTTTTAGATATTTCATTTTACAGACCAGAGTTTACAATACATTAAAGGGTAGAATAGTATGGATTTTACGAACTATGAAAATAGACCTGTCTTCTGCtacagcagagagagcaaaagttgtCCTTCAAATggcacacagaggaaaagggCAGGGACGCATCCCCTCACCAATACACGCACATTACATGAATTAATACTTGGATTATTTAATTGAGTAATTTCCACTGGCTGAGTAATTCCATCCCTATTTACAGTGTGAATTCTTCTGTTAGATGTGCATCCGCTAGAGAGCATGGGTTGGCTTGCCCACAAACTTTGACGTCACAGGGCAGAAGCAGGTCAAGAAAAATTCGTAGCGGAAATCATACAAGTTCATACTAATAGTGGACTGTGTGAGTGGTTATTGTCAAACACCAAAGTTCTGAGGCAGGCGTCACCAGGCACTTTTAAGTACACATTTGTGCTCTGGTGGGTGTGACTACAGTGTGACCAAACAATCCAATTTGCAAATAGTGTTTCAGTCACACAGTGAATCACATGGCCGATATGTAACAGTCTCATGTCCAAGATCATCAGCCCGCCAAACAGTATTTTAGTCTTTGTTTACTGAGCATCGTGTAATTGATATGTAGACGGTCTGTGGCATGGTTTTAAACTAATTAACATTCAATCAAACATCCTATCCTCCATCCTATAATAACAGCGCCTGCTTCATTTGACCACACAACATTAATTTCCGCAGCAGATGTCACTTTGTGACCCAGTTTTAACCCATTTTCCCCTTAGTTATCTATTGGTTAGTAAAAATTCAAAGTAAGCTAAGGATGAGAAGTAAGGCAGTACATTAGTCAGATGTTGGCGTATGTTTGGTAACGGCTTTAATATTGAGTTTTGATAAAACATAaacagttgtcttttttttttaccaaaacaCTTACAGCACACAGAACAGCATATTCATGACACCTACAATTTGTAGGAAGTTACTATGTAGATCCAAATCCGACCACCATCATCATTTCTAGTGGTAGCCTCTAGGTACACTGATTCATTTCTGTACAGCTAAATGTGCCTCAAACCATTGGTATTTAAAGTGATAATCTCtaagattttcatttaaacaaatatttgttaAATCACTGTGTATCACTGAATTAGGTAGCACTATTGGGATTGAATTTACAGCCCACTGATGAAAGTATTACAACATTTAGATATTTACAGTATGAACTTGGTGTTGGtcctgacattaaaaaaaataaagacattaggttactgctaatgcaaacaaaacatttcccactgctgcagcatttaaCTGGCGAAACATGAGTCGACCTATGACGTGGTACCAGGTGGTCACAACCatcatttttggcatttttggaCAGCGGATCAGTTTGATATAttgcagggagtaatggaacaaaaaggagcagccacagtgagctgtttgaTGAAGAGCTGCACACCTACAGCTTAACAAGCTCCTTTCAATGTGCACTACTTACAGCAGACTTGTGCAGTGTGCAGCATCACATCAGATCACTGTTGTTGACAGAATGATGAAAAAAGGTTGATCATTAAACTTCTTTATTAAAACGGAAATAGATTGTTTTGCTGCTTCCACAATTTTGTTACCTGTAGAATTAAACCGCATCCACCAGTAACTACGCGGACCACCAAATcagccaggactgaaatctACGAGGTTGCCACTTTAACAAGTGAAGTCAAACATAGGTATGTAGCTGAGGGAATTAATTTGTTCCCTAACCATTCatactgatttttatttttcagactgaGGGTAACACCAAACCAGCTGAGCCAGTAAAAGAGGCCAAAGAGCACCCTCCACTATCTGACCCAGAGTTCGCCCTCATGGATGCTGTCGCTGAAACGGTTACCATAggaactcttcctcctcttcactttctCAACGAGACAGTTTTCGAAAGGACGGCCTcggagagagaggacagggaggaAATTCTTTCTCGCACTGCGGAGCAGAGGTCTGATCTCATCTCTGGGGTGTACGAAGGAGGGCTGAAGGTGTGGGAGTGTACTTACGACCTTCTGGAGCTGAttgagaaagatggagagaccTTTGGGGGGAAGGCGGTTTTGGATTTGGGCTGTGGTGCGGGGCTGTTGGGGATATTGGCTCTGAAGAGAGGAGCCAGGCAGGTCCACTTCCAAGATTATAACAGTACAGTTATCGAACAACTCACAGTGCCAAATGTAATATTAAACTGCcaagaggatgatgaaggagaCAGTGAAGATGACAAAGAAGGGAGGAGCAAGGGAAAAATACAGGAAGAGGATGGTCGTAAAATGAAGGCCAAAGGGACACAAGAGGTAAAAGATGGCAACCCACCACCTAAGAAAAGAGCCATAGACCTATCCCAGCAGCCATTGCTAGCCAAGTGTCGTTTTTTCTCTGGTGACTGGAGCACATTTCTTGCTTTGGTTAAAAAGGAGGACCCACAGCCCAAGTATGACATTATATTCACCTCAGAGACCATCTACAACACTGCATACTACCCCGCGCT
It contains:
- the mettl18 gene encoding histidine protein methyltransferase 1 homolog translates to MSFCFNFDVPAQTTNPEGVDGSELQNRKKDNAAKSTEGNTKPAEPVKEAKEHPPLSDPEFALMDAVAETVTIGTLPPLHFLNETVFERTASEREDREEILSRTAEQRSDLISGVYEGGLKVWECTYDLLELIEKDGETFGGKAVLDLGCGAGLLGILALKRGARQVHFQDYNSTVIEQLTVPNVILNCQEDDEGDSEDDKEGRSKGKIQEEDGRKMKAKGTQEVKDGNPPPKKRAIDLSQQPLLAKCRFFSGDWSTFLALVKKEDPQPKYDIIFTSETIYNTAYYPALHETLHMLLAPRGLVYLATKSHYFGVGGGLHLFEAFVEQRGIFSLDHLWDGEEGLQRHVVVLRFKTAKDT